A window of the Lolium perenne isolate Kyuss_39 chromosome 7, Kyuss_2.0, whole genome shotgun sequence genome harbors these coding sequences:
- the LOC139833265 gene encoding uncharacterized protein: MEWGDEWLAPDKLQHVLACLLIALAAAALAGRSSRPFLRRHALPLGCAASLAVGAAKEVADEARLFGSSGASLRDAAADLLGVALAAALVSLVARLRRRRRREKARDADGTDGSISMV; this comes from the coding sequence ATGGAGTGGGGCGACGAGTGGCTCGCTCCAGACAAGCTGCAGCACGTCCTCGCCTGCCTCCTCATCGCGCTCGCCGCTGCGGCGCTGGCCGGCCGGAGCTCCCGCCCCTTCCTCCGCCGCCACGCGCTGCCCCTCGGCTGCGCCGCCTCCCTCGCCGTCGGCGCCGCCAAGGAGGTCGCCGACGAGGCTCGGCTCTTCGGGTCCTCCGGCGCCTCGCTCCgggacgccgccgccgacctCCTTGGCGTTGCCCTAGCCGCGGCCCTCGTCTCCCTCGTCGCCCGCCTCCGCCGACGGCGCCGCCGTGAGAAGGCGCGCGACGCCGACGGTACTGACGGCAGCATCTCCATGGTCTGA